Part of the Desulfolutivibrio sulfoxidireducens genome is shown below.
CGGCCAGGGAGCGGATCTCGGCCAGGTCCTCCCAGGCGATGGTCAGGGCGCAACACCCGTGCACGGCGCGTCCGGAGCGCTCGGCCAGGACGTAGAAATCCCGCAGATGGCTGTAGAGCTGGCTGAACGACCGCGGCAGCAGAAACTCCTTTTTGGCGCAGTCCATGAGCAGGGCATGGATCTGCTTGACGTCTTGGATCTGGGCCTTGCGCAGATAGAGTTCGGTCATCCCGGTCACGCGCCTTTCCCGGAGGGGTGCCGGGACAAAAGTTCACGCAGGGCCTCGGAGGGCATATAGCCTTCGCTGTTGTGGATGATCTCGCCCTTTCGGTCGAAGACGACCATCCGCGGGATGGAACCGACGGAGAAAAGCCCGGCCACGTCGGCCCCACCCAGAAAGACCGGATAGTTGAAGGGCATCTGCTTGACGAACCGGAAGAACTGGGCCGGGTCCTGGTCCACGGAGATGCCCAGAAGCAGCAGGTCGTTCTCGGAATAGTCCCGGCGCAGGGTGATCAGTTCCGGAATCTCCTGGCGGCAGGGCCGGCACCAGGAGGCCCAGAAGTTGACCACCACGAACTTGCCCCGGGCCTGGCTTATGCGATTCACCAGATCCTTGGCGGTGATGGCGGATTCGCCCTGGGCCAGGGCCGGGAGCGGTCCGAGGCTGGCGGCGGCCAAAAAAAGGCACATGAAAACAAAAAGCGCTCGATGCATACGATTCCCTCCCAAAAATACACCGCGCGCGAACGCGCCGGAAAAAAAGCCTAGCAGGTTTCCAAAGATTGGCAACCGCGCGCCGCGCCCACCAGGCGCGCGGCCTCGCGCACCGCGCCCACAGCGTCTGGGGAATAGCCGTCCGCGCCGATGGATGCGGCAAAGGCATCGGTGACCACCGCGCCGCCGACCATGATCCTGGCCCGGCAGCCCTTCTCGTCGCGCAGGCGCACGGTATCGGCCATGCGCACCATGGTGGTGGTCATCAGCGCCGAGAGCCCGATGACGTCGGCGTCGATGTCCAGGGCCTCGCCCACGATGCGTTCGGCCGGAACGTCCTTGCCCAGGTCCACCACCTCGTAGCCGTGGTTGGCCAGCATCAGGCACACGATGTTCTTGCCGATATCGTGGATGTCCCCCTCCACTGTGGCCATGACGATGCGTCCGGCGCCCTCGCCCTCCGAGGCGTCGGCCAAAAGGGGCCTGAGGCGGTCGAACCCCAGGCGCATGGTCTCGGCCGAGAGCAGAAGCTGGGGCAGGAAGTATTCCTTGCGCTCGTATTTTTGCCCCACCTCCAGGATGCCCGGGATGAGTTCGCCGTTGAGGATCTCCGAGGCGGCGCGGCCCGAGGCCAGGGCGGCCTCGATCATGGCCGGCAGGCCCGCCTTGTCGCCCTGGATCACGGCCTGGCGCAGGGTCGCGGCCGGCCCCCTGGCCGGGGCGCCTCCCGCCGCGTTGCCGGCTCCCTGTCCAGGAACGGCCGCCCCTCCCCCGTTTCCGGACCTCCATCCGGCATAGGAGGCGATAAACCTCCCGGCCTGGGGATCGCGGGCCCGCAGCACCTCGGCGGCGAAGGCCGTCTCCCGAAGCCGCGCGGAATTGGGGTTGGCGATGACCGCGGCCAGGCCGCTTCCCATGCACATGGCCAAAAAGGTGGAATTGACCAGTTCCCTGGCCGGCAGCCCGAAGGAGATGTTGGACAGCCCCAGGCAGGTGGGCAGGCCCCAGGCCTCGCGGCAATGGCGGATGGTCTCGAAGCAGGCCAGGGCCGCCTCGGACTTGGAGGATACGGTCAGGGCCAGGGCGTCCACCATGATCAGGTGTTTGGGGATGCCCAGGCCAAGGGCCTTGTCCACCAGACGCTCCACGATGCCCAGGCGCTCGGCGGCCGTGACCGGAAGCTTGCGGCCCTCCAGGGGAAGCAGGATAAAGGGCGCCCCGTGATGTTTGCAAAGCGGCCCCAGAAGTTCCATGCGCCCGGGCTCGCCGCTTATGGAATTGACCAGGGCCGAGCCGGGATAGGCCCACAGTCCGGCCGTAAGCGCGGCGATGTCGTTGGAGTCCAGGCACAGGGGGGCGTCCACCCGGCCGATGAGGCTTTGCACCAGGCGGGGCAGGATCTCGGCCTCGACCACCATGGGCGCGCCCACGTTGACGTCCAGGATGGCCGCCCCGGACTCGACCTGCTCCGAGGCCAGCCGCAGGGCCTCGGACAGCTCGCCGGCCTGGAGTTCGGCCGTGAGCACGGGCTTTCCCGTGGGATTGACGCGTTCGCCGATGACCGCCAGGGGATGGGCTCCGCCCACGGCCACGGTTCGCGACCGGGAGGTGACGGCCAGGGGATTTTCGGCCTCGGGACGCCTCCAGGGCCGACCGGACACGGCCCGGGCCAGGGCCGCGATGTGGGCCGGGGTGGTGCCGCAGCAGCCGCACAGCACCTTGGCCCCCAGGTCCACGAACCCGGCCGTTTCCGCGGCGAACTCCTCCGGCCCCATGGGAAAGACGGTGCGGCCGTTTTCCAGCCGGGGCAGGCCGGCGTTGGGTTTGACCAGAAAGGGCATGCTGGCGCGCGCCAGCCAGTCCCGGACCACGTCCATCATGCCGGCCGGCCCCAGGCCGCAGTTGACCCCGAGGAGATCGACCCCCAGGTTGCGCATGGTATCGGCAAAGACCAGGGGGGTGGTCCCGGTCAGGGAGGCCAGGCCCTCGAAGGTCATGCACACGGCCACGGGCAGGTCGCAGACCTGGTGGCAGGCCAGGACCATGGCCTTGGCCTCGGCCAGGTCGAAATGGGTCTCGGCGATGATCATATCCGCGCCGCCCTGGGCCAGCCCCCGGACCTGCTCGGCAAAAACGTCCACCAGTTCCCGCAGGGTCAGCTCTCCCATGGGCTGGACGAATTTCCCGGTGGGCCCGATGCTTCCGACGACCAGGACGTCGTCCCCGGCCGCCTCCCGGGCGATCTCGGCCATGCGGCGGTTGAGGGCGGTCACGTCCGTGCCGGGGGGCAGCTTGAAGCGGGAGCCGCCGAAGGTGTTGCTGGTCACGGCCCGGGCCCCGGCCCGGATGTAGTCGAGATGGGAGGTCCGTACGGCCTCGGGATGGGTGAGGCCGAAGAGTTCCGGGGATTGGCCGGGAGGAAGCCCCCGCTGCTGGAGCAGGGTTCCCGTGGCCCCGTCGAAAATGAGAATCTCACCGGACGCGAGCGCCCGTCTGGCTCTGTTCATAGGCTTTCCTTGGCGGTTCGGCCGGGCCATTCGGTCCGGCGATGCGTTTGCACACCTGCCGGATCGGCCGGTGGCAAAACGCGCTTTCGTCTACTGAAAAACATTGAAAAGGACAAACAAAAACTCTATGCTTGGCAAGAGGGCATGTCGCCGTCACCCAAGGTCCCTGTTTCCCCGGCATATTCCCGGTACAAACGGATCGCTCGCCGCCGGGCGAGCCACGCCTTTTTTCACCCGAAATGAAAACGAAGCTCGCACATAACGACACGTCCTCCGAGGAGGAATATCTCCGGGAGTCCGATGACCCCGCCCCCGAGGCCGTGGATCCCGGGGACGGGGAGGAACCCGTCCTCCTTCCCGCGCCCGTGGACTTCAAGCGCACGGGCATGGCCACCCGCGACCCCCTGCAGTTGTACCTACGGGAGATCAGCAAATTCCCCATGCTGGCCCAGGACGAGGAATTCGACCTGGCCCGCAGGGTGCGCGACCAGGACGATCAGGATGCCGCCTTCCGGCTGGTTTCCTCGCATTTGCGGCTGGTGGTCAAGATCGCCATGGACTTTCAGCGCCGCTGGATGCAAAACGTCCTGGACCTGATCCAGGAGGGCAATGTGGGGCTTATGCGCGCGGTCAAGAAATACGACCCGGAAAAAGGCATCAAGTTCTCCTACTACGCCGCCTATTGGATCAAGGCCTACATCCTCAAATATATCATGGACAACTGGCGGATGGTCAAGATCGGGACCACCCAAGCCCAGCGCAAGCTTTTCTACAACCTGAACAAGGAACGCCAGCGGCTGCAGACCCAGGGGTTCGACCCCAGCGCCTCCAGGCTTTCGGAAAGCCTCAACGTCAGCGAATCGGACATCCTGGAGATGGAGCAGCGCCTCAGCGGCAACGACCTGTCCCTGGACGTCTCCCTGGGTGAGGATTCCTCGGCCACGCGCATCGATTTTCTGCCCGCCCTGACGCCGGGCATCGAGGACATGCTGGCCGACAGCGAGATGTCCACCCAGCTTGAGAAGCACATTCGGTCCATCCGCTCCAAGCTATCGGACAAGGAACGCGACCTCCTGGAAAACCGCATCCTCTCGGACTCGCCCCTGACGCTGCGCGAAATCGGGGCCAAATACGGCATCACCCGCGAACGGGTACGCCAGATCGAATCGCGGCTTTTAGGCAAGCTCAAGGATCATCTGTCCAATAAAATTCAGGATTTTTCCTCGGACTGGATCAAAAGAAACGAATAACCGGTTGCTGCGAAGCGACGTCTTGCCGCGCCCGCGGCCCAAGGGGGGCGAAGCGTTGCGTCCCCGACACGACAAACCCGACACGGCCATGCCGGACGATCCCCGGACCTTCTCCATGCGATATCGTTTTCATTTTCTGTTCGTTCTGGCGCTGTTGCCGTGCCTGATAAGCAACTCCTGTTCGCCGAAAAATCCCGGCGGGCTGGGCCTTGGGGCCAAGGAGCTGTCCAGGCGGGCCGCCTCGGATTACTATTTCCTGGTCTATCAGGATCTGTTGCGTTCGGGGAAGCGGGACGAGGCCGCGGCGGTTTTGTCCACGCTGTCGGAGTTGACTCCGGCGCCGCGCCTTCTGCTCGATTTGGCCAACCTGTACTGGGGCATGAACCAGCGCGACAAGGCCATCGAGATCCTGCAAGAGGGAGTGAAGCGGTTTCCCGAGGAAAAACAGGTCGTCTTTTACCTGGCCAGCGCCTACCAGATGCAGCGCCGCCGGGAGGAGGCCATCGCGGTGGTCCGCGCCTACCTGGACAAAAATCCCGGCGACCTGACCGGGCACCAGGAAATGGCCTCCCTGCTCATCGATTCCGAACGCTACCGGGAGGCCCTGGACTCCCTTGAGAAGCTCCAGGCCTCGGGACCCACCGCCGCCGTCTTTTTCTTCAAGGCCAAGGCCTTTTCGGGCCTGGGCGACCGCACGTCGGCCATCGCCTCGCTGCGCGAGGCCATCAAGACAGACCCGAACATGGTGGCCGCCTGGGCGGAACTCGGCTTTCTCCTGGAACAGGAAAAAGACTACAAGGGGGCCGAGGAAAGCTACAAAAAAATCCTGGATCTGGGGGAAGAGGGGCCGGAGGTGTGGCTGCGGCTGATCAAGCTCAATCTCAAGCTGAAAAACCCCTCCCGGGCCATGGCCCTGTTGGACAAGGCCCCCAGGGAAGACGCCTTTGTCCTGGAATCCCTGTCCGCATTTCTGGTCGAAGGCTATGCCGCCGAGGCCGGAAAACTACTCGACCGTCTTGAAAAGACCTCCCCCGCCTCCCCGGACATGCTGTTCTACCGGGCCGTCGTGGCCTACGAGGGCGAGAAAAAACCGGCCAAGGCCCTGGCCTATCTGGAGCGCGTTCCGGAATCCCACGCCCACTACGACAAGAGCCTTGGTTTTCGCATCCAGTTGCTCCTCGAGACGGACAAGTCCGCCAAGGCCCTGGAACTGGCCCGTCAGGCCGCCGAACGTTTCCCGGACAAAAAGGAATTCAGCCTGCTTGCGGCGGCGGCCCTGGAAAAAACCGGCGACGTCCGGGGCTCGGCCGAGACCCTGGCCCGGGCCGGCGAGAAATGGCCCGACGACCCGGAGATCCTCTACCGCCTGGGCGTGGTCCTGGAGCGACAAAACCGCCGGGACGAGAGCGTGGCGGCCATGGAAAAGATCATCGTCCTGGACCCCAACCATGCCGACGCGCTCAACTTCGTGGGCTATACCCTGGCCGACGAGAATCGCGACCTGGCGCGCGCCATGGAACTGATCGGACGGGCCGTGGCCATCGAACCGGACAACCCCTATTTTCTGGATTCCCTGGCCTGGGCCCACTTTCGCCAGGGAGAGCGCGAGAAGGCCTGGGAGGTCATCCGGCGGGCCGTGGCCCATCCCGTGGCCGACCCGGTGATCTGGGAGCACTACGGCGACATCGCCGCCTCCCTGGGCAAGAAGTCCGAGGCCGCCGAGGGATACCGCAAGGCCCTGTCCGGCAAGCCCGACAACGCGGACGAACTGCGCCGCAAGAAGGACGCCCTATGAGATTTCCCCTGCGCGCCCGTCTCGTCCTGGCCTGTGTCGCCGCTGTTTTTTTCCTGTCCGGCTGCGCCGCCAAGACCATGGCCCCGACCGGCCCGGACCCGGCCAAAACCGCCTGGGAGGCCTTTCGCGCCCGGGAAAAGTCCCCTGGCGCGGCCTGGAAGGCCTTTCGCCTGGACGCGAGCCTGAGCTTCGCCGCGCAGCAGCGTAGCGGTCGTCTGAATCTGGCCTTCTACGGCAATCTCGACCTGCCCCTGCGCCTGGACTTCACCCTGCCCATGGGCGCTCCCTACGCCTTCTGGCGCGAGGACGGCGGCGGCTGGACAGCCTATTATCCCGGCAACCAGACGGCGTTTACCCATGAAAACACCCGGGAGGGCATCTCCCGGCTGGGCCTGCCCCTGCCCTTCGATCTGCGGGAGCTGGCCGCCGTGGCCATCGGCCGTTTCGGGGAACTCATCCCCGCCGCCCACACCTCGGTCAAGAAGCGTCCCGATGGCTACGAATACGCGCTTGGCCCGGATTCGCGCCTGGCCTCCATCACCCTTGACTTCGAGGGCAAACCGATACATCTCACCGGGCGGGGAATCGAGCCCTGGCGGGTGGCCTTTGAAGACTATCAGCCGGACCCGGAGGCCAAGGCCCCGCCCGAGCCCAAGCGCATCGTCCTGACCACCCCGGGCGGAACCGTGGTGAAGCTGCGCATCAAAACGGTCGAAGGCCGCGACCAGTCCTGGCCGGAGAGCGCCCTGACCCTGCCCATCCCGCCGGGCACGGCCGTGCGCTCCCTGGAGGCGGGCGGTCCCGTCGCGGTTCCGGACATCTGACGACCCGGCGGACAGGGTCCCCGCCCTCCCCCGGAAAGCCGTTTCACAACCGGAGATTGGACATGTCAAAAACCGTTGTCATCGGCTCCGACCACGCCGGGGTCGCCCTCAAGAAACTCCTGTCCGACCACCT
Proteins encoded:
- a CDS encoding TlpA family protein disulfide reductase, with the protein product MHRALFVFMCLFLAAASLGPLPALAQGESAITAKDLVNRISQARGKFVVVNFWASWCRPCRQEIPELITLRRDYSENDLLLLGISVDQDPAQFFRFVKQMPFNYPVFLGGADVAGLFSVGSIPRMVVFDRKGEIIHNSEGYMPSEALRELLSRHPSGKGA
- a CDS encoding homocysteine S-methyltransferase family protein, which encodes MNRARRALASGEILIFDGATGTLLQQRGLPPGQSPELFGLTHPEAVRTSHLDYIRAGARAVTSNTFGGSRFKLPPGTDVTALNRRMAEIAREAAGDDVLVVGSIGPTGKFVQPMGELTLRELVDVFAEQVRGLAQGGADMIIAETHFDLAEAKAMVLACHQVCDLPVAVCMTFEGLASLTGTTPLVFADTMRNLGVDLLGVNCGLGPAGMMDVVRDWLARASMPFLVKPNAGLPRLENGRTVFPMGPEEFAAETAGFVDLGAKVLCGCCGTTPAHIAALARAVSGRPWRRPEAENPLAVTSRSRTVAVGGAHPLAVIGERVNPTGKPVLTAELQAGELSEALRLASEQVESGAAILDVNVGAPMVVEAEILPRLVQSLIGRVDAPLCLDSNDIAALTAGLWAYPGSALVNSISGEPGRMELLGPLCKHHGAPFILLPLEGRKLPVTAAERLGIVERLVDKALGLGIPKHLIMVDALALTVSSKSEAALACFETIRHCREAWGLPTCLGLSNISFGLPARELVNSTFLAMCMGSGLAAVIANPNSARLRETAFAAEVLRARDPQAGRFIASYAGWRSGNGGGAAVPGQGAGNAAGGAPARGPAATLRQAVIQGDKAGLPAMIEAALASGRAASEILNGELIPGILEVGQKYERKEYFLPQLLLSAETMRLGFDRLRPLLADASEGEGAGRIVMATVEGDIHDIGKNIVCLMLANHGYEVVDLGKDVPAERIVGEALDIDADVIGLSALMTTTMVRMADTVRLRDEKGCRARIMVGGAVVTDAFAASIGADGYSPDAVGAVREAARLVGAARGCQSLETC
- a CDS encoding sigma-70 family RNA polymerase sigma factor; the encoded protein is MKTKLAHNDTSSEEEYLRESDDPAPEAVDPGDGEEPVLLPAPVDFKRTGMATRDPLQLYLREISKFPMLAQDEEFDLARRVRDQDDQDAAFRLVSSHLRLVVKIAMDFQRRWMQNVLDLIQEGNVGLMRAVKKYDPEKGIKFSYYAAYWIKAYILKYIMDNWRMVKIGTTQAQRKLFYNLNKERQRLQTQGFDPSASRLSESLNVSESDILEMEQRLSGNDLSLDVSLGEDSSATRIDFLPALTPGIEDMLADSEMSTQLEKHIRSIRSKLSDKERDLLENRILSDSPLTLREIGAKYGITRERVRQIESRLLGKLKDHLSNKIQDFSSDWIKRNE
- a CDS encoding tetratricopeptide repeat protein is translated as MRYRFHFLFVLALLPCLISNSCSPKNPGGLGLGAKELSRRAASDYYFLVYQDLLRSGKRDEAAAVLSTLSELTPAPRLLLDLANLYWGMNQRDKAIEILQEGVKRFPEEKQVVFYLASAYQMQRRREEAIAVVRAYLDKNPGDLTGHQEMASLLIDSERYREALDSLEKLQASGPTAAVFFFKAKAFSGLGDRTSAIASLREAIKTDPNMVAAWAELGFLLEQEKDYKGAEESYKKILDLGEEGPEVWLRLIKLNLKLKNPSRAMALLDKAPREDAFVLESLSAFLVEGYAAEAGKLLDRLEKTSPASPDMLFYRAVVAYEGEKKPAKALAYLERVPESHAHYDKSLGFRIQLLLETDKSAKALELARQAAERFPDKKEFSLLAAAALEKTGDVRGSAETLARAGEKWPDDPEILYRLGVVLERQNRRDESVAAMEKIIVLDPNHADALNFVGYTLADENRDLARAMELIGRAVAIEPDNPYFLDSLAWAHFRQGEREKAWEVIRRAVAHPVADPVIWEHYGDIAASLGKKSEAAEGYRKALSGKPDNADELRRKKDAL